Proteins from a genomic interval of Indicator indicator isolate 239-I01 chromosome 1, UM_Iind_1.1, whole genome shotgun sequence:
- the LOC128969511 gene encoding fibrinogen-like protein 1, producing the protein MRMMPCLLLLLFVVNFSSPAPRLSEKDICLLDNNKLRQRLKQLQDLLYLYELQLKDILENTYHRTKSGLFSGNRSMQHEILLPTTSGNLIVYDQDCSAVYNRKKTKNGYYRIRPQADREPFLVYCDMSDGGGWTIIQRRSNGKENFNRKWDDYKLGFGKFQGKNDEYWLGNDHIYDLLARGETSLRIDLMDWHGERRYAIYEHFQLANEQDNYRLWFGTYSGNAGDALSGGSSFEDQWSASHRGMQFTTSDKDHDRFLAGNCASENKGGWWFNRCHAVNLNGRYYRTGKYSGSHDDGLVWSTWHGMWYSLKYSAMKIRAPFFVDSESGDGENSQVS; encoded by the exons atgaggatgatgcCCTGCTTGTTGCTGCTCCTTTTCGTGGTCAATTTCAGCTCACCTGCACCCAGGCTTTCG GAAAAAGATATCTGCCTCTTAGACAACAATAAATTAAGACAAAGGTTAAAACAGCTTCAAGACTTGCTTTACTTATATGAACTGCAACTGAAGGACATCCTGGAGAACACTTACCATAGAACAAAAAGTGGGCTGTTCTCAGGCAACAGGAGCATGCAGCATGAAATACTCTTACCCACAACCAGTGGAAATTTGATAGTCTATGACCAAG ATTGCTCTGCAGTGTACAAtaggaagaagacaaaaaacGGTTACTACCGGATCAGGCCCCAGGCAGACCGAGAGCCTTTCCTGGTGTACTGTGACATGTCTGATGGCGGGGGCTGGACCATCATTCAGCGGCGGAGTAATGGCAAGGAGAATTTCAACAG GAAGTGGGATGATTACAAACTGGGATTTGGGAAATTCCAGGGCAAGAATGATGAATACTGGCTGGGCAATGACCACATCTATGACCTGCTCGCTAGAG GAGAGACCTCATTAAGGATTGATCTGATGGACTGGCATGGGGAAAGACGTTATGCCATCTATGAACATTTCCAGCTTGCAAATGAGCAG GACAATTACAGGTTATGGTTTGGCACCTATTCCGGTAATGCTGGCGACGCTCTGTCTGGTGGGAGCAGTTTTGAAGATCAGTGGTCAGCCTCTCACAGAGGGATGCAGTTCACCACATCTGACAAGGATCATGATCGGTTCCTGGCAGGCAACTGTGCATCAGAGAACAAGGGTGGTTGGTGGTTTAACAG GTGCCATGCTGTAAACCTCAATGGGCGATACTACAGAACAGGGAAGTACAGTGGGTCCCACGACGATGGTCTGGTTTGGTCTACGTGGCATGGGATGTGGTACTCACTAAAATACTCGGCCATGAAAATCAGAGCTCCATTTTTTGTTGACAGCGAGAGTGGAGATGGTGAGAACAGTCAGGTCAGCTGA